A segment of the Pseudomonas serboccidentalis genome:
AAGCCTTGAAGCGAGTCCTCCCTTTTGCCATCTCGGAAATTGAAGAGTCCTGCCCGGGAGTCAGCCGCGATACAGTGCGCCTGGTTTTACGATCACTAAAAGCAGAAGGACTGATTGAGCCGACAGGTAAGGGGCGCTCGGCCAAGTGGAGAAAACCGGCGTAGTCTCAAATACGGCGTTCAGCGTGCTGTTTCAGCGCCCACTCGACATGTTCACGCACCAGCTCTGACGGGTAGTCGCGGCGCGCCTTCAAGGCTTCCAGCACCGGAATGCTCGACGGCGCATTGCCCAGGCCCACGGCCAGATTGCGCAACCAGCGTTCGTAACCGGCGCGGCGTAGCGGCGAGCCTTCGGTGCTGCTGAGAAATTTGTCCTCGTCCCACAGAAACAGCTCGGCCAGTTCGGCGTTGTCCAGATTGTGCCGTGGCTTGAAGTCGCTTTCCCCGGACGGCCGAGCGAAGCGGTTCCACGGGCAGACGATCTGGCAGTCGTCGCAGCCGAACACACGGTTGCCGATCAGCGGGCGCAGGTCTTCGGGGATGGCGTTTTTCAGTTCGATGGTCAGGTAAGAGATGCAGCGCCGGGCGTCCAGCACATACGGCCCGACGAAAGCGTTGGTCGGGCAGATGTCCAGGCACGCCGTGCAGCGACCGCAATGTTCGGTGCTGTGCGGTTCGTCCACCGGGAGCGGCAGATCGACGAACAGTTCGCTCAAGAAGAAATAGCTGCCGGCCTTGCGGTTCAACACCAGCGTGTTTTTACCGATCCAGCCCAGTCCGGCTTGCTCGGCGATGGCTTTTTCCAGCACCGGGGCACTGTCGACGAACGCACGAAAACCGAATGGGCCGATCTCGGCCTGAATCTTGTCGGCCAATTGTTGCACGCGCTTACGGATCAATTTGTGGTAATCGCGGCCCAAGGCATAACGCGAAACGTAGGCTTTTTCCGGTTGCGCCAGCATTTGCGCCATTTGCGTGTCGCCGGGCAGGTAGTCCATGCGCAGCGAAACCACGCGCAACGTGCCGGGCAC
Coding sequences within it:
- the queG gene encoding tRNA epoxyqueuosine(34) reductase QueG yields the protein MSAITTDLPTLAQSIKDWGRELGFQQVGISGLDLAEHEQHLERWLAAGYHGEMDYMGAHGSKRSHPEQLVPGTLRVVSLRMDYLPGDTQMAQMLAQPEKAYVSRYALGRDYHKLIRKRVQQLADKIQAEIGPFGFRAFVDSAPVLEKAIAEQAGLGWIGKNTLVLNRKAGSYFFLSELFVDLPLPVDEPHSTEHCGRCTACLDICPTNAFVGPYVLDARRCISYLTIELKNAIPEDLRPLIGNRVFGCDDCQIVCPWNRFARPSGESDFKPRHNLDNAELAELFLWDEDKFLSSTEGSPLRRAGYERWLRNLAVGLGNAPSSIPVLEALKARRDYPSELVREHVEWALKQHAERRI